AAAGACGTTGTCCTCGTGGAAACTGTGGGAGTCGGTCAGGACGAGATCGACATCGTGCGCCTCGCGGATATCACAGTTGTAATTCTTGTTCCCGGAATGGGAGATGATGTCCAGACCATCAAGGCCGGCATCATGGAGATCGCGGACATCTTCGTGATCAACAAGAGCGACCGTGAAGGCGCCGATCGTGTTGAGCGCGAGATACGCGCCATGCAGACGCTGGCAATCCGTCGCGATGATTGGACTCCGCCGATCGTGAAAACCGTCGCAACGGACGGGACTGGCATCATGGATCTGCTCAAGAGTATCGGCGCCTATCGTGAATATCTGGAGAAGAAGGATCTCGTGCTGCGCAAGAGAGTGAGCAGCTGGCGCGAGCGGTTGATTGAGATGCTGCGCAAAGCTCTGCTCGACCGCATCATGCACGAGCGGCTCGATTCCGAGCATCTTAATCGCTACGCGCAAGAGATCGCGGAGCACCGCCGCGATCCTTACTCGCTGGTGGAAGAGTTGGTGAGCAGCTTCGGCGCACACGCGGGAGACAAGCATGTTTAACGTGGACCATCTTGGCATTGCCGTGAAGAGCATCGCGCAGGCGCGCAAGTTTTATGAGCAACTCGGCATGAGAGTTGTCGGAGAAGAAATTGTAGAGCAGGAGAAAGTACGCGCGGCGATGGTGCCCGTGGGCGAGACACGGTTCGAGCTACTCGA
This is a stretch of genomic DNA from Terriglobales bacterium. It encodes these proteins:
- the meaB gene encoding methylmalonyl Co-A mutase-associated GTPase MeaB — translated: MPVPAETEKTSASSLESFVERIRGGEVRALARAITAIENSSAQATRLMKALFPYSGNATVIGLTGSPGAGKSTLVDQLAREYRKQEKTIGIIAVDPTSPYTGGAILGDRIRMQAHHADTGIYIRSMATRGFLGGLAPATADVATLLDASGKDVVLVETVGVGQDEIDIVRLADITVVILVPGMGDDVQTIKAGIMEIADIFVINKSDREGADRVEREIRAMQTLAIRRDDWTPPIVKTVATDGTGIMDLLKSIGAYREYLEKKDLVLRKRVSSWRERLIEMLRKALLDRIMHERLDSEHLNRYAQEIAEHRRDPYSLVEELVSSFGAHAGDKHV